A portion of the Enterobacter sp. SA187 genome contains these proteins:
- the nuoJ gene encoding NADH-quinone oxidoreductase subunit J → MEFAFYICGLVAILTTLRVITHTNPVHALLYLIMSLLAIAGVFFSLGAYFAGALEIIVYAGAIMVLFVFVVMMLNLGGAEIEQERQWLKPQIWIGPGALSAILLAVMIYAILGVNDQGIDGTPISAKAVGITLFGPYVLAVELASMLLLAGLVVAFHVGREERAGEVLSNRPGDAKRKTEEHA, encoded by the coding sequence ATGGAGTTCGCTTTTTATATCTGTGGCCTGGTTGCCATCCTGACGACGCTGCGGGTGATAACCCACACTAATCCGGTGCATGCGCTGCTGTACCTGATTATGTCCCTGCTGGCGATTGCCGGGGTCTTCTTCTCCTTAGGCGCCTATTTTGCGGGCGCCCTGGAAATCATCGTCTACGCCGGGGCCATTATGGTGCTGTTCGTATTCGTGGTGATGATGCTGAACCTCGGCGGCGCTGAAATCGAGCAGGAACGTCAGTGGTTGAAACCGCAAATCTGGATTGGTCCTGGCGCGTTGTCAGCCATCCTGCTGGCGGTGATGATCTACGCCATTCTCGGCGTCAACGACCAGGGCATCGACGGGACGCCAATCAGCGCGAAAGCGGTGGGCATTACCCTGTTCGGGCCATACGTTCTGGCGGTTGAACTGGCGTCCATGCTGCTGCTGGCGGGTCTGGTCGTCGCCTTCCACGTGGGTCGTGAAGAACGCGCGGGCGAAGTGCTCAGCAACCGTCCTGGCGATGCGAAAAGAAAAACGGAGGAGCACGCATGA
- the nuoM gene encoding NADH-quinone oxidoreductase subunit M has product MLLPWLILIPFIGGFLCWQTERFGVKMPRWIALVTMGLTLALSLQLWLQGGYSLTQSAGLPQWQSEFLLPWIPRFGISIHLALDGLSLLMVVLTGFLGVLAVLCSWREIEKYQGFFHLNLMWILGGVIGVFLAIDMFLFFFFWEMMLVPMYFLIALWGHKASDGKTRITAATKFFIYTQASGLVMLIAILALVFVHYNATGVWTFSYEQLLKTPMSHGVEYLLMLGFFIAFAVKMPVVPLHGWLPDAHSQAPTAGSVDLAGILLKTAAYGLLRFSLPLFPNASAEFAPIAMWLGVIGIFYGAWMAFAQTDIKRLIAYTSVSHMGFVLIAIYTGSQLAFQGAVIQMIAHGLSAAGMFIICGQMYERLHTRDMRMMGGLWSKIKWLPALSMFFAVATLGMPGTGNFVGEFMILFGSYQVVPVITVISTFGLVFASVYSLAMLHRAFFGQAKSEIASKELPGMSLRELFIILLLVVLLVLLGFYPQPILDTSHSAMSNIQQWFVNSVSTTRP; this is encoded by the coding sequence ATGTTATTACCCTGGTTAATACTTATCCCGTTTATTGGCGGCTTCCTGTGCTGGCAGACCGAACGCTTCGGCGTGAAGATGCCGCGCTGGATCGCGCTGGTCACAATGGGACTGACGCTGGCGCTTTCCCTGCAACTGTGGTTGCAGGGCGGCTACTCTCTGACCCAATCGGCTGGTTTACCGCAGTGGCAGTCTGAATTCCTGCTGCCGTGGATCCCACGCTTTGGCATCAGCATTCACCTGGCGCTGGATGGCCTGTCACTGCTGATGGTGGTGCTGACCGGATTCCTCGGCGTGCTGGCGGTACTCTGCTCCTGGCGCGAAATCGAGAAATATCAGGGCTTCTTCCATCTGAACCTGATGTGGATCCTGGGCGGCGTTATCGGCGTGTTCCTTGCCATCGACATGTTCCTCTTCTTCTTCTTCTGGGAAATGATGCTGGTGCCGATGTACTTCCTGATCGCACTGTGGGGCCATAAAGCCTCCGACGGGAAGACGCGTATCACTGCCGCGACCAAGTTCTTCATCTATACCCAGGCGAGCGGTCTGGTGATGTTGATCGCCATCCTGGCGCTGGTGTTCGTGCACTACAATGCGACCGGCGTCTGGACCTTCAGCTACGAGCAGCTGCTCAAGACGCCGATGTCCCATGGCGTTGAATATCTGCTGATGCTGGGCTTCTTCATTGCCTTCGCGGTGAAAATGCCGGTAGTACCGCTGCACGGCTGGTTGCCGGACGCGCACTCCCAGGCGCCAACCGCAGGTTCTGTTGACCTGGCGGGGATCCTGCTGAAAACCGCGGCCTACGGTCTGCTGCGCTTCTCGCTGCCGCTGTTCCCGAACGCCTCCGCTGAGTTCGCCCCCATTGCCATGTGGCTGGGTGTGATTGGCATCTTCTACGGCGCATGGATGGCATTCGCACAGACCGACATCAAACGTCTGATTGCTTACACCTCCGTTTCGCACATGGGCTTCGTGCTGATCGCGATCTATACCGGTAGCCAGCTGGCGTTCCAGGGCGCGGTGATCCAGATGATTGCGCACGGTCTGTCTGCCGCCGGTATGTTTATTATCTGCGGTCAGATGTACGAACGTCTGCATACCCGTGATATGCGCATGATGGGCGGCCTGTGGAGCAAAATTAAATGGCTGCCAGCGCTGTCGATGTTCTTTGCCGTGGCGACTCTCGGGATGCCGGGCACCGGTAACTTCGTCGGTGAATTCATGATCCTGTTCGGCAGCTATCAGGTTGTGCCGGTGATCACTGTGATTTCGACCTTCGGTCTGGTCTTCGCGTCAGTTTACTCGCTGGCGATGCTGCACCGCGCCTTCTTCGGGCAAGCGAAGAGCGAGATCGCAAGTAAAGAACTGCCGGGAATGTCACTGCGCGAGCTGTTTATCATTCTGTTGCTGGTCGTGCTTCTGGTACTGCTTGGCTTCTATCCGCAGCCGATTCTGGATACCTCGCATTCTGCGATGAGCAATATCCAGCAGTGGTTTGTTAATTCCGTTTCTACTACAAGGCCGTAA
- the nuoI gene encoding NADH-quinone oxidoreductase subunit NuoI — protein sequence MTLKEIIVGFGTQVRSIWMIGLHAFAKRETRMYPEEPVYLAPRYRGRIVLTRDPDGAERCVACNLCAVACPVGCISLQKAETKDGRWYPEFFRINFSRCIFCGMCEEACPTTAIQLTPDFELGEFKRQDLVYEKEDLLISGPGKYPEYNYYRMAGMAIDGKDKGEAENEAKPIDVKGLLP from the coding sequence ATGACTTTAAAAGAAATAATTGTGGGCTTCGGCACCCAGGTTCGCAGTATCTGGATGATCGGCCTGCATGCGTTCGCCAAACGCGAAACGCGTATGTACCCGGAAGAGCCGGTTTATCTGGCGCCTCGTTACCGTGGCCGTATCGTGCTGACGCGCGATCCGGACGGCGCTGAGCGTTGCGTAGCCTGTAACCTGTGTGCGGTTGCCTGTCCGGTTGGCTGTATCTCTCTGCAAAAAGCAGAGACGAAAGACGGCCGCTGGTATCCGGAGTTTTTCCGCATTAACTTCTCACGCTGCATTTTCTGCGGCATGTGCGAAGAGGCCTGCCCGACAACGGCGATCCAGTTAACGCCGGACTTCGAGCTTGGCGAGTTCAAGCGTCAGGATTTGGTCTACGAAAAAGAGGATCTGCTGATCTCCGGTCCGGGCAAATACCCGGAATATAACTACTACCGGATGGCAGGTATGGCAATCGACGGCAAAGATAAAGGTGAAGCGGAAAACGAAGCCAAACCTATCGACGTCAAAGGCCTGTTACCGTAA
- the nuoN gene encoding NADH-quinone oxidoreductase subunit NuoN translates to MTITPQHLIALLPLLIVGLTVVVVMLSIAWRRNHFTNATLSVIGLNAALVSLWFVGQAGAMDVTPLMRVDGYAMFYTGLVLLASLATCTFAYPWLEGYYDNKEEFYLLVLIAALGGILLANANHMASLFLGIELISLPLFGLVGYAFRQKRSLEASIKYTILSAAASSFLLFGIALVYAQTGNLSFPGLGKSLGDGMLHEPLLLAGLGMMIVGLGFKLSLVPFHLWTPDVYQGAPAPVSTFLATASKIAIFGVVMRLFLYAPVGDSEAVRMVLGIIAAASIIFGNLMALSQSNIKRLLGYSSISHLGYLLVALIALQSGQMSMETVGVYLAGYLFSSLGAFGVVSLMSSPYRGPDADSLYSYRGLFWHRPVLSAVMTVMMLSLAGIPMTLGFIGKFYVLAVGVQANLWWLTGAVVLGSAIGLYYYLRVAVSLYLNAPQQLNRDAPSNWQYSAGGIVVLISALLVLLLGVYPQPLIDIVQLAKPLM, encoded by the coding sequence ATGACAATAACTCCACAACACCTGATTGCGCTGCTACCGCTGCTGATCGTCGGATTGACGGTGGTGGTTGTGATGCTCTCCATTGCGTGGCGACGCAACCACTTTACCAATGCCACGCTGTCGGTCATTGGGCTTAACGCCGCGTTAGTGTCGCTCTGGTTTGTTGGCCAGGCGGGCGCCATGGATGTCACGCCGCTGATGCGCGTAGACGGTTACGCAATGTTCTACACCGGCCTTGTGCTGCTGGCGAGCCTCGCAACCTGTACCTTCGCGTATCCGTGGCTTGAGGGCTACTACGACAACAAAGAAGAGTTTTACCTGCTGGTGCTGATTGCCGCCCTGGGTGGCATTCTGCTGGCGAACGCTAACCATATGGCTTCGCTGTTCCTCGGTATCGAGCTTATCTCGCTGCCGCTGTTCGGCCTGGTGGGTTACGCTTTCCGTCAGAAACGCTCGCTGGAAGCCAGTATCAAATACACCATTCTGTCTGCCGCCGCCTCGTCGTTCCTGCTGTTCGGCATCGCACTGGTTTATGCGCAGACCGGCAACCTGTCGTTCCCTGGCCTCGGTAAGAGCCTGGGCGACGGCATGCTGCACGAGCCGCTGCTGCTGGCAGGCCTGGGTATGATGATCGTCGGTCTGGGCTTTAAGCTGTCGCTGGTGCCGTTCCATCTGTGGACGCCAGACGTTTACCAGGGTGCGCCTGCTCCGGTTTCCACCTTCCTGGCAACCGCCAGCAAAATCGCCATCTTTGGCGTGGTGATGCGTCTGTTCCTGTATGCGCCGGTGGGCGACAGCGAAGCGGTTCGCATGGTGCTGGGTATTATCGCCGCGGCTTCCATCATCTTCGGCAACCTGATGGCGCTGAGCCAGAGCAATATCAAGCGTCTGCTTGGTTACTCCTCTATCTCGCACCTCGGCTACCTGCTGGTGGCGCTGATTGCGCTGCAAAGCGGTCAGATGTCGATGGAAACGGTGGGCGTGTATCTGGCCGGTTACCTGTTCAGCAGCCTCGGCGCGTTCGGCGTGGTAAGCCTGATGTCCAGCCCGTACCGTGGCCCGGACGCGGATTCCCTGTACTCCTATCGTGGTCTGTTCTGGCACCGTCCGGTTCTGTCTGCGGTGATGACGGTGATGATGCTGTCGCTGGCGGGTATTCCGATGACGCTGGGCTTTATCGGTAAGTTCTACGTGCTGGCCGTGGGTGTGCAGGCGAACCTGTGGTGGCTGACCGGTGCTGTTGTGCTCGGCTCCGCGATTGGTCTCTACTACTACCTGCGCGTGGCAGTGAGCCTGTATCTGAACGCTCCGCAGCAACTGAACCGCGATGCGCCGTCTAACTGGCAGTACAGCGCAGGCGGTATCGTGGTGCTGATCTCCGCGTTGCTGGTACTGCTGTTGGGTGTCTACCCGCAGCCGCTGATCGACATCGTGCAGCTCGCGAAGCCGCTGATGTAA
- the rbn gene encoding ribonuclease BN, giving the protein MELLFLGTSAGVPSRTRNVSALLLNLQHPTQPALWLFDCGESTQHQLMKTPYHPGKIEKIFLTHLHGDHLFGLPGLICSRSMAGITQPLTVYGPQGIREFIETTLRLSGTWTDYPLSVVEISAGEVMDDGLRRVTAYPLDHPLECYGYRIEEHDKPGALDARALRDAGVAPGPLFQRLKAGERVTLDDGRVIDGQDYLSPATPGKKLAIFGDTAPCPAARDLAQDVDLMVHETTLEAAMEAKANSRGHSSTRQAAQLARDANAGRLVMTHISSRYDAVSSQKLVEECRAIFPESILAEDFVVITV; this is encoded by the coding sequence ATGGAACTTCTCTTTCTTGGCACCTCGGCGGGGGTGCCGTCGCGCACACGCAACGTCAGCGCGCTGTTGTTGAACCTGCAACACCCGACGCAGCCCGCGCTGTGGCTGTTTGACTGCGGCGAAAGTACACAGCATCAACTGATGAAAACCCCGTATCATCCCGGCAAGATAGAGAAAATTTTTCTTACTCATCTGCATGGCGATCACCTGTTTGGCCTGCCGGGACTGATATGCAGCCGCTCCATGGCAGGGATCACTCAGCCGTTAACGGTGTATGGCCCGCAGGGCATCCGCGAGTTTATTGAAACCACGCTGCGTCTGAGCGGCACCTGGACGGATTACCCGTTGAGCGTTGTTGAGATTAGCGCAGGCGAAGTGATGGATGACGGGTTACGCCGCGTGACCGCTTACCCGCTGGATCATCCGCTGGAGTGTTACGGCTACCGTATCGAAGAGCATGATAAGCCCGGCGCGCTGGATGCCCGTGCGCTTCGGGATGCAGGCGTGGCGCCCGGCCCGCTGTTTCAGCGTCTGAAAGCCGGAGAACGGGTAACGCTGGATGACGGGCGTGTGATCGACGGCCAGGATTATCTCTCCCCCGCCACGCCGGGTAAAAAGCTGGCGATTTTTGGCGATACCGCCCCCTGCCCCGCCGCGCGCGACCTGGCGCAGGATGTGGATCTGATGGTGCATGAAACCACGCTGGAGGCGGCAATGGAGGCAAAAGCCAACAGCCGTGGTCACAGCTCCACGCGTCAGGCGGCGCAGCTGGCCCGTGACGCCAATGCCGGACGGCTGGTGATGACGCATATCAGTTCACGCTACGACGCCGTCAGCAGCCAGAAGCTGGTGGAGGAATGCCGGGCCATCTTCCCCGAGAGTATTCTGGCTGAAGATTTCGTTGTCATCACAGTTTGA
- the nuoH gene encoding NADH-quinone oxidoreductase subunit NuoH, translating to MSWFTPELIDILLSILKAVVILLVVVTCGAFMSFGERRLLGLFQNRYGPNRVGWGGSLQLVADMIKMFFKEDWVPKFTDRVIFTLAPMIAFTSLLLAFAIVPVSPSWVVADLNIGILFFLMMAGLAVYAVLFAGWSSNNKYSLLGAMRASAQTLSYEVFLGLSLMGVVAQAGSFNMTDIVNNQADIWNVIPQFFGFITFAIAGVAVCHRHPFDQPEAEQELADGYHIEYSGMKFGLFFVGEYIGIVTISALMVTLFFGGWHGPFLPPFIWFALKTAFFMMMFILIRAALPRPRYDQVMSFGWKVCLPLTLLNLLGTAAVILWQAQ from the coding sequence ATGAGTTGGTTTACCCCGGAGTTGATTGACATCCTGCTCAGCATTCTCAAAGCGGTGGTTATTCTGCTGGTTGTGGTGACCTGCGGCGCGTTCATGAGTTTCGGTGAACGCCGTCTGTTGGGCCTGTTCCAGAACCGTTACGGACCGAACCGCGTAGGCTGGGGTGGTTCACTCCAGCTGGTCGCGGACATGATCAAGATGTTCTTCAAAGAGGACTGGGTACCGAAATTCACCGACCGCGTGATTTTCACCCTGGCCCCGATGATTGCCTTCACCTCGCTGCTGCTGGCCTTTGCTATTGTGCCGGTCAGCCCGTCGTGGGTGGTGGCCGATCTGAACATCGGCATCCTGTTCTTCCTGATGATGGCAGGCCTCGCGGTATATGCGGTGCTGTTCGCTGGCTGGTCGAGCAACAACAAATACTCGCTGCTCGGTGCGATGCGTGCATCTGCGCAAACCCTGAGCTACGAAGTGTTCCTCGGCCTCTCGCTGATGGGCGTGGTGGCGCAGGCCGGTTCATTTAATATGACCGATATCGTCAACAACCAGGCCGACATCTGGAACGTGATCCCGCAGTTCTTCGGGTTTATCACCTTTGCTATCGCGGGCGTGGCAGTGTGTCACCGTCACCCGTTTGACCAGCCGGAAGCCGAGCAGGAACTGGCCGACGGTTACCACATTGAATATTCCGGTATGAAATTCGGTCTGTTCTTTGTGGGGGAGTACATCGGTATCGTCACCATTTCCGCGCTGATGGTTACCCTGTTCTTCGGTGGCTGGCATGGCCCGTTCTTACCGCCCTTCATCTGGTTCGCACTGAAAACCGCGTTCTTCATGATGATGTTCATTTTGATCCGCGCAGCATTGCCTCGTCCGCGTTATGACCAGGTGATGTCCTTCGGCTGGAAAGTTTGCCTGCCGCTGACGCTACTCAACTTGCTGGGCACCGCGGCTGTCATTCTCTGGCAGGCGCAATAA
- the nuoL gene encoding NADH-quinone oxidoreductase subunit L: MNMLALTIILPLIGFLLLSFSRGRWSENLSAAVGMGSVGLAALVTAIVGFDFFNNGQQAYSQPLWTWMSVGDFNIGFNLVLDGLSLTMLSVVTGVGFLIHMFASWYMRGEEGYSRFFAYTNLFIASMVVLVLADNLLLMYLGWEGVGLCSYLLIGFYYTDPKNGAAAMKAFVVTRVGDVFLAFALFILYNELGTLNFREMVELAPAHFEAGNNMLTWATLMLLGGAVGKSAQLPLQTWLADAMAGPTPVSALIHAATMVTAGVYLIARTHGLFLMTPEILHLVGIVGAVTLVLAGFAALVQTDIKRVLAYSTMSQIGYMFLALGVQAWDAAIFHLMTHAFFKALLFLSSGSVILACHHEQNIFKMGGLRKSIPLVYVCFLVGGAALSALPLITAGFFSKDEILAGAMANGHMNLMVAGLAGAFMTSLYTFRMIFIVFHGKEQIHAHAGKGITHHLPLIVLLVLSTFVGAMIVPPLQGVLPETTELEHGSVMTLEIASGVIAIAGILIAAWLWLGKRTLVTSIANSAPGRLLGTWWYNAWGFDWLYDKIFVKPFLGIAWLIKRDPLNALMNIPAILSRLAGKGLLFSENGYLRWYVASMSIGAVVVLALLMVLR, from the coding sequence ATGAACATGCTTGCCTTAACCATTATTTTGCCATTGATTGGCTTTTTACTGCTCTCCTTCTCCCGCGGTCGCTGGTCGGAAAACCTCTCCGCCGCGGTTGGAATGGGTTCAGTCGGTCTGGCGGCGCTGGTGACCGCCATTGTCGGCTTCGACTTCTTTAATAACGGTCAACAGGCCTACAGCCAGCCGTTGTGGACCTGGATGTCGGTGGGCGATTTCAACATCGGCTTTAACCTGGTGCTGGATGGTCTGTCGCTGACCATGCTCTCCGTGGTAACCGGCGTTGGCTTCCTGATCCACATGTTTGCCTCCTGGTACATGCGCGGCGAAGAGGGCTACTCCCGCTTCTTCGCCTACACCAACCTGTTCATCGCGAGCATGGTGGTGCTGGTACTGGCGGACAACCTGCTGCTGATGTATCTCGGCTGGGAAGGCGTGGGCCTGTGCTCCTATCTGCTGATCGGTTTCTACTACACCGATCCGAAGAATGGCGCGGCAGCAATGAAAGCGTTCGTGGTGACCCGCGTCGGCGACGTGTTCCTGGCCTTCGCGCTGTTCATTCTTTATAACGAACTGGGTACGCTCAACTTCCGCGAAATGGTGGAACTGGCACCGGCGCACTTCGAGGCTGGCAATAATATGCTGACCTGGGCGACGCTGATGCTGCTGGGCGGTGCGGTCGGTAAATCGGCACAGCTGCCGTTGCAGACCTGGCTTGCTGACGCGATGGCGGGTCCGACTCCGGTTTCCGCGCTGATCCACGCCGCGACCATGGTGACTGCCGGTGTCTACCTGATTGCCCGTACGCATGGTCTGTTCCTGATGACCCCGGAAATCCTGCATCTGGTGGGGATTGTCGGTGCCGTCACTCTGGTGCTGGCAGGCTTTGCCGCGCTGGTGCAAACGGACATCAAACGTGTACTCGCTTACTCCACCATGAGCCAGATTGGCTACATGTTCCTGGCGCTCGGCGTACAGGCGTGGGATGCGGCGATTTTCCATCTGATGACCCACGCGTTCTTTAAAGCGCTGCTGTTCCTCTCGTCCGGTTCGGTGATCCTTGCCTGCCATCACGAGCAGAACATCTTCAAAATGGGCGGCCTGCGTAAGTCTATTCCGCTGGTGTATGTCTGCTTCCTGGTGGGTGGCGCGGCGCTTTCCGCACTGCCGCTGATCACCGCAGGCTTCTTCAGTAAGGATGAAATCCTCGCGGGCGCGATGGCGAACGGACACATGAATCTGATGGTGGCAGGTCTGGCGGGCGCATTTATGACCTCGCTGTATACCTTCCGCATGATTTTCATCGTCTTCCACGGTAAAGAACAAATTCACGCACACGCAGGGAAGGGGATTACCCACCATCTGCCGCTGATTGTTCTGCTGGTGCTCTCCACCTTTGTGGGCGCGATGATCGTGCCGCCGTTGCAGGGTGTTCTGCCGGAAACCACCGAGCTTGAGCATGGCAGCGTGATGACGCTGGAAATCGCATCGGGCGTGATCGCCATTGCCGGGATCCTGATTGCCGCCTGGCTGTGGCTTGGCAAGCGCACTCTGGTGACCTCAATCGCCAACAGCGCGCCGGGCCGCCTGCTGGGGACCTGGTGGTACAACGCCTGGGGCTTCGACTGGCTGTATGACAAAATTTTCGTAAAACCATTCCTGGGTATCGCCTGGCTTATCAAGCGTGACCCGCTGAATGCGTTGATGAACATCCCGGCAATCCTCTCCCGCCTGGCGGGTAAAGGTCTGCTGTTTAGCGAGAACGGCTATCTGCGCTGGTATGTGGCATCCATGAGCATCGGTGCGGTGGTCGTCCTCGCGCTGTTGATGGTATTGCGTTGA
- the nuoK gene encoding NADH-quinone oxidoreductase subunit NuoK → MIPLQHGLILAAILFVLGLTGLVIRRNLLFMLIGLEIMINAAALAFVVAGSYWGQTDGQVMYILAISLAAAEASIGLALLLQLHRRRQSLNIDSVSELRG, encoded by the coding sequence ATGATCCCCTTACAACATGGACTGATCCTCGCCGCGATACTGTTTGTACTCGGTCTGACCGGTCTGGTTATCCGACGCAATCTGCTGTTTATGCTGATTGGGCTGGAAATCATGATTAACGCGGCGGCACTGGCTTTTGTCGTCGCCGGTAGCTACTGGGGCCAGACCGATGGTCAGGTGATGTATATCCTCGCCATCAGCCTTGCGGCAGCAGAAGCCAGTATTGGTCTTGCGCTGTTACTGCAACTGCATCGCCGTCGCCAGAGCCTGAATATCGATTCAGTAAGTGAGTTGCGTGGATGA
- the elaB gene encoding stress response protein ElaB, whose amino-acid sequence MTNQFTETRVDDDLTLLSETLEEVLRSSGDPADQKYIELKARAEQALHDVKSRVSQASDNYYMRAKQVAYRADDYVHEKPWQGVGIGAAAGLVLGLLLRR is encoded by the coding sequence ATGACTAACCAATTCACAGAAACACGCGTTGACGACGACCTGACCCTGCTGAGCGAAACGCTGGAAGAGGTGTTACGTTCCTCCGGCGATCCTGCTGACCAGAAATATATCGAACTGAAAGCACGCGCCGAACAAGCGCTGCACGACGTGAAGTCCCGCGTGAGCCAGGCTTCCGACAACTACTACATGCGCGCCAAGCAGGTTGCCTACCGTGCAGATGATTACGTGCATGAAAAACCGTGGCAGGGCGTAGGTATTGGTGCTGCTGCAGGCCTGGTGCTGGGTCTGCTACTGCGCCGCTAA
- a CDS encoding chemotaxis protein, whose translation MDSFQKDIDDRANLTLSNRFELLLFRLGASVHDAKSELFGINVFKLREIVPMPTFTRPAGMKPPMMGMVNIRDQIIPVIDLTAVAGCKPTTGLNILLITEYARSVQAFAVESVENIIRLDWKQVHTAEKAVNGRYITSIACLDDEQDSNNLALVLDVEQILYDITPPDHDLHAKNLENTKKFNMKPGAVAIVAEDSKVARAMLEKGLESMNIPNTMHITGKDAWERIQVLAQQAEAEGVPISDKISMVLTDLEMPEMDGFTLTRKIKTDERLKHIPVVIHSSLSGSANEDHVRKVQADGYVAKFEINELSAVIQEVLDRATQHVSGPLISHKQFV comes from the coding sequence ATGGATAGTTTCCAGAAAGATATTGATGACAGGGCTAATCTTACCCTGTCCAACCGCTTTGAGCTTTTGCTGTTCCGTCTTGGCGCGTCGGTGCATGACGCGAAGTCAGAGCTCTTTGGCATAAACGTTTTCAAACTGCGTGAAATTGTGCCCATGCCCACCTTCACCCGCCCTGCCGGGATGAAGCCGCCGATGATGGGAATGGTGAATATCCGCGATCAAATCATTCCGGTGATTGATTTGACGGCGGTGGCGGGCTGCAAACCCACTACCGGACTGAATATTCTGCTCATCACCGAGTACGCCCGTAGCGTACAGGCGTTTGCCGTCGAGTCAGTGGAGAACATTATTCGTCTGGACTGGAAACAGGTGCACACGGCTGAGAAAGCCGTTAATGGTCGCTACATCACCAGTATCGCCTGTCTCGACGATGAGCAGGATTCCAATAATCTGGCGCTGGTGCTGGACGTTGAGCAGATCCTTTATGACATTACGCCGCCGGACCACGATCTGCATGCCAAAAATCTGGAGAACACTAAAAAGTTCAATATGAAGCCGGGCGCGGTGGCCATTGTCGCCGAAGATTCCAAAGTGGCGCGCGCCATGCTGGAAAAAGGCCTGGAATCCATGAACATTCCGAACACCATGCACATCACCGGTAAAGATGCGTGGGAGCGCATTCAGGTGCTGGCGCAGCAGGCGGAAGCGGAAGGCGTGCCGATTAGCGATAAGATTTCGATGGTGCTGACCGACCTGGAAATGCCGGAAATGGACGGCTTCACCCTGACGCGCAAAATCAAAACCGATGAGCGTCTGAAGCATATTCCGGTGGTGATCCACTCGTCGCTGTCCGGCAGCGCGAACGAAGATCATGTGCGTAAAGTGCAGGCCGATGGCTACGTCGCCAAGTTTGAAATCAATGAGCTTTCCGCGGTGATCCAGGAAGTGCTGGATCGCGCCACGCAGCACGTCAGCGGGCCGCTGATTAGCCATAAGCAGTTTGTGTAA
- a CDS encoding GNAT family N-acetyltransferase, translated as MIHWQDLHHSELSVSALYELLKLRCEVFVVEQNCVYQDVDGEDLNGENRHLLGWRDNQLVAYARILKNEDDFAPVVIGRVIVSPQVRGEKLGYQLMDRAVASCQQNWPQRAIYLGAQAHLQSFYAHFGFRPVTDIYDEDGIPHIGMAREVRQA; from the coding sequence ATGATCCACTGGCAAGATCTGCACCACAGCGAACTGAGCGTCAGCGCGCTTTACGAATTACTCAAATTACGCTGCGAAGTCTTTGTGGTGGAGCAAAACTGCGTCTATCAGGATGTAGACGGTGAAGATCTGAACGGGGAGAATCGCCATCTGCTCGGCTGGCGCGATAACCAGCTGGTGGCGTATGCGAGGATTCTGAAAAATGAGGATGATTTCGCCCCGGTAGTGATTGGCCGGGTCATCGTCAGCCCACAGGTCAGGGGGGAGAAACTGGGTTATCAGCTGATGGATCGGGCGGTTGCCAGTTGTCAGCAAAACTGGCCGCAGCGCGCGATATATCTGGGTGCGCAGGCACATTTGCAATCTTTCTATGCCCATTTTGGCTTCCGGCCGGTGACCGATATTTATGACGAAGACGGTATCCCGCACATCGGTATGGCGCGGGAAGTTCGCCAGGCGTAA